From Myxococcales bacterium, one genomic window encodes:
- a CDS encoding glycosyltransferase family 39 protein: protein MRFSLIRDFERIWFQKLLLPLGVLFYCVSMCVALAQWSGIAGLGVGLGRVVAMALVGHLFAALLLAVQGLAGSALIRLAGWQNVLENRPERLLFSIVVGFVASNLVLMLLTMAGALNSTVLGTLGLAGITAMLWWDRARITRWVGSVSFNSIQSNLVTNLTGVAVVAASFYWLWPILVQTALPNSDWDSALYHLPLAERYLDGKLWNPDPLFSANSFPGGVSLVYAVFLSFGLESGIIPYNFLFVLLNLIAAYALAARLGNPHSGVWAVLVCSGIHVLWQQGVDPRVDGFLSLFVATAMLALVIWLRDRSQVVPLYLLAISLGGALGAKYTGLFIALAFVGLVFAILVRQAMTDRRSLSLRSTLLCVSLLAIPNATWYASNTVMHGDPLFPMLRGDYYEDAARPNERIPMTGVLNAKLAELSPDSPERQRTNTLVRRTTAELPSTLFNLVDVYQHPNDYSTKPNHFASPLLLLFFVLPFAMPKEGRQRAGGFALYGLTLVCFVGLASQTNLLRYTLPFLVLFGVGSALVISRWAHPAWRALWLVCGIAVLVGHHPPEVRKLERLQPELYSRVDGDRLEWLKGVGYNFTKSMPVVVDRINREIREGTLDPDAVILMAGEGKGRLLDCGFLPDLSWFMQRWTVEMVRAGFDNDTVFRSLRSQGITHILYNRGYFRWVLAHTETAVEPLAFAMVRLESLFDSHGTMVMDLAGMQLVELVEPESSDQF from the coding sequence TTGCGGTTTTCGCTGATTCGCGATTTCGAACGAATCTGGTTCCAGAAGCTCTTGTTGCCCCTGGGCGTGCTTTTCTATTGCGTATCGATGTGCGTTGCATTGGCCCAGTGGAGCGGGATTGCGGGGCTCGGTGTCGGTCTCGGTCGAGTCGTGGCGATGGCACTCGTCGGCCACCTGTTCGCCGCGCTGCTTCTCGCTGTACAGGGCCTGGCGGGCAGCGCATTGATTCGCCTCGCTGGCTGGCAAAACGTCCTCGAAAATAGACCCGAACGACTGCTGTTTTCGATCGTCGTGGGATTCGTCGCCAGCAATCTCGTATTGATGCTGCTCACCATGGCTGGCGCGTTGAATTCGACTGTACTCGGAACCCTGGGCCTGGCCGGGATCACGGCGATGCTGTGGTGGGATCGCGCACGGATCACCCGGTGGGTAGGTTCGGTGTCGTTCAACTCCATCCAGTCCAATCTCGTCACCAACCTGACGGGGGTCGCGGTCGTCGCCGCGTCGTTTTATTGGCTCTGGCCAATACTGGTTCAAACCGCGCTTCCGAACTCGGACTGGGATTCTGCGCTCTACCATCTTCCCCTCGCCGAACGCTATCTCGACGGGAAGCTGTGGAACCCCGACCCACTCTTTTCTGCCAATTCGTTTCCCGGCGGTGTAAGCCTCGTGTACGCGGTGTTTCTCAGCTTTGGGCTCGAATCGGGGATCATCCCATACAATTTCTTGTTCGTGCTGCTGAACCTGATTGCGGCCTACGCCCTCGCCGCACGCCTCGGCAACCCCCACAGCGGGGTCTGGGCAGTCCTGGTTTGCAGCGGCATCCATGTTCTGTGGCAGCAGGGCGTGGACCCCCGAGTCGACGGCTTTCTATCGCTATTTGTTGCAACCGCCATGCTTGCCCTCGTGATCTGGTTGCGGGACCGGTCCCAGGTTGTCCCTCTCTACCTGCTGGCGATTTCACTGGGGGGGGCTCTCGGGGCCAAGTACACGGGCCTCTTCATTGCCCTGGCCTTCGTGGGTCTGGTGTTCGCGATCCTCGTGCGACAGGCCATGACCGACCGGCGCAGCCTGTCGCTGCGCAGCACTCTACTCTGCGTCTCGCTCCTCGCGATTCCCAATGCCACCTGGTACGCGTCGAACACCGTCATGCACGGCGACCCGCTCTTCCCCATGTTGCGCGGGGACTACTACGAGGACGCCGCCAGACCAAACGAGCGCATTCCCATGACGGGCGTGTTGAACGCAAAACTTGCGGAGCTTTCGCCCGACTCGCCCGAGCGACAAAGAACAAACACCCTGGTTCGCAGAACCACAGCAGAACTCCCCTCGACATTGTTCAACCTGGTCGATGTTTATCAACATCCAAACGATTATTCGACCAAGCCAAATCACTTCGCCTCGCCCCTGCTTTTGCTGTTTTTCGTGCTTCCCTTCGCAATGCCAAAGGAGGGTCGACAACGAGCGGGTGGGTTCGCGCTCTACGGGCTGACGCTGGTCTGCTTTGTTGGCCTCGCGAGCCAGACCAACTTGTTGCGCTACACCCTGCCCTTTCTCGTCTTGTTTGGCGTGGGAAGCGCGCTGGTGATCAGCCGCTGGGCGCACCCGGCCTGGCGAGCACTCTGGCTCGTCTGTGGGATCGCGGTGCTCGTGGGCCACCACCCACCCGAGGTTCGCAAGCTCGAACGGTTGCAACCGGAGCTCTACAGCCGGGTCGATGGCGATCGACTCGAGTGGCTGAAGGGCGTGGGGTACAACTTTACGAAGTCGATGCCCGTGGTCGTAGATCGCATCAACCGCGAGATTCGGGAGGGCACCCTCGACCCAGACGCTGTCATTTTGATGGCGGGTGAGGGAAAGGGGCGTCTGCTCGATTGTGGCTTCCTGCCCGATCTCAGCTGGTTCATGCAGCGCTGGACCGTCGAAATGGTAAGAGCGGGTTTCGACAACGACACCGTCTTTCGCTCGCTACGGAGCCAGGGCATCACTCACATTCTCTACAACCGCGGATATTTTCGCTGGGTACTCGCCCACACCGAGACAGCGGTTGAACCGCTTGCCTTCGCAATGGTGCGACTCGAGTCCTTGTTCGACTCTCATGGGACAATGGTCATGGACCTGGCGGGGATGCAACTGGTCGAATTGGTCGAGCCCGAGAGTTCAGATCAATTTTGA
- the xrtH gene encoding exosortase H, which produces MTDAQEPADDDAAESRNGDRGEMPAWKNPAYRFVFLFLVYLGAIAYGYPKFRERYIGAVDALAEATAYFEYLAFSVFTTQITHSQKVVAYKGFAVHIIEECTGVYEVLIFAAAVLAFPTVWSKKLVGFGLGIPILYLFNVLRIAVLIVVGKHAPQYFDFMHLYFWQATLILMITSVWLLWITQVVNRDWSRTTADP; this is translated from the coding sequence ATGACCGATGCACAAGAACCCGCCGACGACGATGCGGCGGAGTCGCGGAATGGCGATCGGGGCGAAATGCCGGCCTGGAAGAATCCGGCCTACCGCTTCGTATTCCTGTTTCTCGTGTATCTCGGCGCCATCGCCTACGGCTACCCGAAGTTTCGCGAACGCTACATTGGGGCCGTAGACGCGCTTGCGGAGGCCACTGCTTATTTCGAGTACCTGGCCTTCAGCGTCTTTACGACCCAGATCACCCACTCGCAAAAGGTCGTGGCGTACAAGGGTTTCGCGGTCCACATCATCGAAGAGTGCACAGGGGTGTACGAGGTGCTGATTTTCGCCGCAGCGGTACTGGCCTTTCCTACCGTATGGTCCAAGAAGTTGGTGGGTTTCGGGCTGGGGATCCCGATTCTCTATCTGTTCAATGTGTTACGCATCGCAGTTCTGATCGTGGTTGGAAAACACGCTCCCCAATACTTTGATTTCATGCATCTCTACTTTTGGCAAGCCACACTGATCTTGATGATCACGTCGGTGTGGCTGCTATGGATTACTCAGGTCGTGAATCGTGACTGGTCGCGTACTACTGCAGACCCTTAA